In Hippocampus zosterae strain Florida chromosome 3, ASM2543408v3, whole genome shotgun sequence, a genomic segment contains:
- the LOC127597169 gene encoding FERM domain-containing protein 5 isoform X2 — protein sequence MLSRFVSGSVRNLEREYSCTVRLLDDSEYTCTIQRDAKGQYLFDLICHHLNLLEKDYFGIRYVDPDKQRHWLELTRSIAKQMKSQPPFTMCLRVKFYPPDPAALKEEITRYLVFLQIKRDLYHGRLLCKTSDAALLAAYILQAEIGNYDPGKHPEGYSSKFQFFPKHSEKLERRIADIHKTELIGQTPETSERNFLQKAQMLETYGVDPHPCKDVSGNPAFLAFTPFGFVVLQGNKRVHFLNWNEVTKLKFESKTFHVYANHKEITLTYFAPTPEACKHLWKCGVENQAFYKLEKSSQVRTVSSSNLFFKGSRFRYSGRVAKEVMEHSAKIKREPPEIHRAGLVPSRSCPSITHGPRLTSVPRTRRRAVHISIMEGLESLRDSAHSTPVRSVSHGEAFIPRSRSQATEAGEGTAVISDEAYSPSDSVLPTPVAEHGVELPVALRQINGAPCSIEEEKESEAGTPTRGVGGDFGQEGAAGALSEVEQVNKFVLSVLRLLLVTIGLLFVLLLLLIILTESDLDVAFLRDIRRTPEFEQFHYEYFCPLRRWFACKLRWVGGLLVSK from the exons CGAGATGCAAAAGGCCAGTATCTGTTTGACCTCATCTGCCACCACCTCAACTTGCTGGAGAAAGATTATTTCGGCATCCGATATGTGGACCCCGACAAGCAGCGG CACTGGTTGGAGTTAACAAGGTCAATCGCGAAGCAAATGAAAT CTCAGCCTCCATTCACAATGTGTCTGCGTGTCAAGTTCTATCCTCCTGATCCAGCTGCTCTAAAAGAGGAAATCACTCG ATATCtcgttttcctgcaaatcaaaaGGGACCTTTACCACGGCCGCCTCCTGTGCAAAACCTCGGACGCCGCATTGCTGGCTGCCTACATCCTTCAAG CTGAGATCGGGAATTACGACCCCGGGAAGCACCCTGAAGGTTACAGCTCAAAATTCCAGTTCTTCCCCAAACACTCGGAGAAACTGGAGCGGCGGATCGCCGACATACACAAGACAGAACTGAT TGGACAGACACCTGAAACATCAGAGCGAAATTTCCTGCAGAAGGCCCAGATGCTGGAGACATATGGTGTTGATCCGCATCCATGCAAG GACGTGTCGGGAAACCCGGCTTTCCTTGCGTTCACGCCCTTTGGTTTTGTGGTCTTGCAGGGAAACAAGAGAGTGCATTTCCTCAACTG GAACGAGGTGACCAAGCTCAAGTTTGAGAGCAAGACGTTCCACGTTTATGCAAACCACAAGGAG ATCACCCTGACATATTTTGCGCCCACACCGGAGGCATGCAAGCATCTTTGGAAGTGCGGCGTGGAAAACCAAGCTTTCTACAA GCTTGAGAAGTCAAGTCAGGTCCGCACAGTGTCCAGCAGCAATTTGTTCTTCAAGGGCAGCCGCTTCCGTTACAG CGGGCGCGTGGCAAAAGAGGTGATGGAGCACAGTGCCAAAATCAAACGAGAACCTCCGGAAATACACAG aGCTGGCCTGGTTCCCAGCCGGAGCTGTCCATCCATCACCCACGGGCCTCGGCTCACCAGCGTACCGCGCACACGGCGGAGAGCTGTACACATCTCTATCATGGAGG GCCTGGAGTCGCTCCGTGACAGCGCCCACTCCACCCCGGTGCGTTCGGTGTCCCACGGTGAGGCGTTCATCCCGCGTTCGCGCAGCCAGGCCACGGAGGCCGGCGAAGGGACGGCGGTGATCTCGGACGAAGCGTACAGCCCCTCCGACAGCGTCCTGCCAACGCCGGTGGCCGAGCACGGCGTGGAGCTGCCGGTCGCCTTGCGGCAAATTAACGGGGCGCCCTGCAGCATCGAGGAGGAAAAGGAGTCGGAGGCAGGGACCCCCACgcgaggggtcgggggggactTTGGACAAGAGGGCGCCGCGGGGGCCCTCAGCGAGGTGGAACAGGTGAATAAGTTTGTGTTGAGTGTCCTGCGTTTGCTCCTTGTCACCATCGGACTCCTCTTTgtcttgctcctcctcctcatcatcctcaCTGAGTCCGACCTCGACGTGGCGTTCTTACGCGACATCCGCCGGACTCCCGAATTCGAGCAGTTCCATTACGAATACTTTTGTCCCCTCAGGCGGTGGTTTGCCTGCAAGCTCCGCTGGGTGGGCGGGTTGCTCGTTAGCAAGTGA
- the LOC127597169 gene encoding FERM domain-containing protein 5 isoform X6 codes for MQGGLLHADRKQRHQQQQQQHDVSGNPAFLAFTPFGFVVLQGNKRVHFLNWNEVTKLKFESKTFHVYANHKEETKITLTYFAPTPEACKHLWKCGVENQAFYKLEKSSQVRTVSSSNLFFKGSRFRYSGRVAKEVMEHSAKIKREPPEIHRAGLVPSRSCPSITHGPRLTSVPRTRRRAVHISIMEGLESLRDSAHSTPVRSVSHGEAFIPRSRSQATEAGEGTAVISDEAYSPSDSVLPTPVAEHGVELPVALRQINGAPCSIEEEKESEAGTPTRGVGGDFGQEGAAGALSEVEQVNKFVLSVLRLLLVTIGLLFVLLLLLIILTESDLDVAFLRDIRRTPEFEQFHYEYFCPLRRWFACKLRWVGGLLVSK; via the exons ATGCAAGGTGGGCTGCTGCATGCGGATCGGAAGCAAcgacaccaacaacaacaacaacagcac GACGTGTCGGGAAACCCGGCTTTCCTTGCGTTCACGCCCTTTGGTTTTGTGGTCTTGCAGGGAAACAAGAGAGTGCATTTCCTCAACTG GAACGAGGTGACCAAGCTCAAGTTTGAGAGCAAGACGTTCCACGTTTATGCAAACCACAAGGAG GAAACAAAGATCACCCTGACATATTTTGCGCCCACACCGGAGGCATGCAAGCATCTTTGGAAGTGCGGCGTGGAAAACCAAGCTTTCTACAA GCTTGAGAAGTCAAGTCAGGTCCGCACAGTGTCCAGCAGCAATTTGTTCTTCAAGGGCAGCCGCTTCCGTTACAG CGGGCGCGTGGCAAAAGAGGTGATGGAGCACAGTGCCAAAATCAAACGAGAACCTCCGGAAATACACAG aGCTGGCCTGGTTCCCAGCCGGAGCTGTCCATCCATCACCCACGGGCCTCGGCTCACCAGCGTACCGCGCACACGGCGGAGAGCTGTACACATCTCTATCATGGAGG GCCTGGAGTCGCTCCGTGACAGCGCCCACTCCACCCCGGTGCGTTCGGTGTCCCACGGTGAGGCGTTCATCCCGCGTTCGCGCAGCCAGGCCACGGAGGCCGGCGAAGGGACGGCGGTGATCTCGGACGAAGCGTACAGCCCCTCCGACAGCGTCCTGCCAACGCCGGTGGCCGAGCACGGCGTGGAGCTGCCGGTCGCCTTGCGGCAAATTAACGGGGCGCCCTGCAGCATCGAGGAGGAAAAGGAGTCGGAGGCAGGGACCCCCACgcgaggggtcgggggggactTTGGACAAGAGGGCGCCGCGGGGGCCCTCAGCGAGGTGGAACAGGTGAATAAGTTTGTGTTGAGTGTCCTGCGTTTGCTCCTTGTCACCATCGGACTCCTCTTTgtcttgctcctcctcctcatcatcctcaCTGAGTCCGACCTCGACGTGGCGTTCTTACGCGACATCCGCCGGACTCCCGAATTCGAGCAGTTCCATTACGAATACTTTTGTCCCCTCAGGCGGTGGTTTGCCTGCAAGCTCCGCTGGGTGGGCGGGTTGCTCGTTAGCAAGTGA
- the LOC127597169 gene encoding FERM domain-containing protein 5 isoform X3, translated as MLSRFVSGSVRNLEREYSCTVRLLDDSEYTCTIQRDAKGQYLFDLICHHLNLLEKDYFGIRYVDPDKQRHWLELTRSIAKQMKSQPPFTMCLRVKFYPPDPAALKEEITRYLVFLQIKRDLYHGRLLCKTSDAALLAAYILQAEIGNYDPGKHPEGYSSKFQFFPKHSEKLERRIADIHKTELIGQTPETSERNFLQKAQMLETYGVDPHPCKDVSGNPAFLAFTPFGFVVLQGNKRVHFLNWNEVTKLKFESKTFHVYANHKEETKITLTYFAPTPEACKHLWKCGVENQAFYKLEKSSQVRTVSSSNLFFKGSRFRYSGRVAKEVMEHSAKIKREPPEIHRAGLVPSRSCPSITHGPRLTSVPRTRRRAVHISIMEGLESLRDSAHSTPVRSVSHGEAFIPRSRSQATEAGEGTAVISDEAYSPSDSVLPTPVAEHGVELPVALRQINGAPCSIEEEKESEAGTPTRGVGGDFGQEGAAGALSEVEQAVVCLQAPLGGRVAR; from the exons CGAGATGCAAAAGGCCAGTATCTGTTTGACCTCATCTGCCACCACCTCAACTTGCTGGAGAAAGATTATTTCGGCATCCGATATGTGGACCCCGACAAGCAGCGG CACTGGTTGGAGTTAACAAGGTCAATCGCGAAGCAAATGAAAT CTCAGCCTCCATTCACAATGTGTCTGCGTGTCAAGTTCTATCCTCCTGATCCAGCTGCTCTAAAAGAGGAAATCACTCG ATATCtcgttttcctgcaaatcaaaaGGGACCTTTACCACGGCCGCCTCCTGTGCAAAACCTCGGACGCCGCATTGCTGGCTGCCTACATCCTTCAAG CTGAGATCGGGAATTACGACCCCGGGAAGCACCCTGAAGGTTACAGCTCAAAATTCCAGTTCTTCCCCAAACACTCGGAGAAACTGGAGCGGCGGATCGCCGACATACACAAGACAGAACTGAT TGGACAGACACCTGAAACATCAGAGCGAAATTTCCTGCAGAAGGCCCAGATGCTGGAGACATATGGTGTTGATCCGCATCCATGCAAG GACGTGTCGGGAAACCCGGCTTTCCTTGCGTTCACGCCCTTTGGTTTTGTGGTCTTGCAGGGAAACAAGAGAGTGCATTTCCTCAACTG GAACGAGGTGACCAAGCTCAAGTTTGAGAGCAAGACGTTCCACGTTTATGCAAACCACAAGGAG GAAACAAAGATCACCCTGACATATTTTGCGCCCACACCGGAGGCATGCAAGCATCTTTGGAAGTGCGGCGTGGAAAACCAAGCTTTCTACAA GCTTGAGAAGTCAAGTCAGGTCCGCACAGTGTCCAGCAGCAATTTGTTCTTCAAGGGCAGCCGCTTCCGTTACAG CGGGCGCGTGGCAAAAGAGGTGATGGAGCACAGTGCCAAAATCAAACGAGAACCTCCGGAAATACACAG aGCTGGCCTGGTTCCCAGCCGGAGCTGTCCATCCATCACCCACGGGCCTCGGCTCACCAGCGTACCGCGCACACGGCGGAGAGCTGTACACATCTCTATCATGGAGG GCCTGGAGTCGCTCCGTGACAGCGCCCACTCCACCCCGGTGCGTTCGGTGTCCCACGGTGAGGCGTTCATCCCGCGTTCGCGCAGCCAGGCCACGGAGGCCGGCGAAGGGACGGCGGTGATCTCGGACGAAGCGTACAGCCCCTCCGACAGCGTCCTGCCAACGCCGGTGGCCGAGCACGGCGTGGAGCTGCCGGTCGCCTTGCGGCAAATTAACGGGGCGCCCTGCAGCATCGAGGAGGAAAAGGAGTCGGAGGCAGGGACCCCCACgcgaggggtcgggggggactTTGGACAAGAGGGCGCCGCGGGGGCCCTCAGCGAGGTGGAACAG GCGGTGGTTTGCCTGCAAGCTCCGCTGGGTGGGCGGGTTGCTCGTTAG
- the LOC127597169 gene encoding FERM domain-containing protein 5 isoform X5, which yields MQGGLLHADRKQRHQQQQQQHVDVSGNPAFLAFTPFGFVVLQGNKRVHFLNWNEVTKLKFESKTFHVYANHKEETKITLTYFAPTPEACKHLWKCGVENQAFYKLEKSSQVRTVSSSNLFFKGSRFRYSGRVAKEVMEHSAKIKREPPEIHRAGLVPSRSCPSITHGPRLTSVPRTRRRAVHISIMEGLESLRDSAHSTPVRSVSHGEAFIPRSRSQATEAGEGTAVISDEAYSPSDSVLPTPVAEHGVELPVALRQINGAPCSIEEEKESEAGTPTRGVGGDFGQEGAAGALSEVEQVNKFVLSVLRLLLVTIGLLFVLLLLLIILTESDLDVAFLRDIRRTPEFEQFHYEYFCPLRRWFACKLRWVGGLLVSK from the exons ATGCAAGGTGGGCTGCTGCATGCGGATCGGAAGCAAcgacaccaacaacaacaacaacagcacgtC GACGTGTCGGGAAACCCGGCTTTCCTTGCGTTCACGCCCTTTGGTTTTGTGGTCTTGCAGGGAAACAAGAGAGTGCATTTCCTCAACTG GAACGAGGTGACCAAGCTCAAGTTTGAGAGCAAGACGTTCCACGTTTATGCAAACCACAAGGAG GAAACAAAGATCACCCTGACATATTTTGCGCCCACACCGGAGGCATGCAAGCATCTTTGGAAGTGCGGCGTGGAAAACCAAGCTTTCTACAA GCTTGAGAAGTCAAGTCAGGTCCGCACAGTGTCCAGCAGCAATTTGTTCTTCAAGGGCAGCCGCTTCCGTTACAG CGGGCGCGTGGCAAAAGAGGTGATGGAGCACAGTGCCAAAATCAAACGAGAACCTCCGGAAATACACAG aGCTGGCCTGGTTCCCAGCCGGAGCTGTCCATCCATCACCCACGGGCCTCGGCTCACCAGCGTACCGCGCACACGGCGGAGAGCTGTACACATCTCTATCATGGAGG GCCTGGAGTCGCTCCGTGACAGCGCCCACTCCACCCCGGTGCGTTCGGTGTCCCACGGTGAGGCGTTCATCCCGCGTTCGCGCAGCCAGGCCACGGAGGCCGGCGAAGGGACGGCGGTGATCTCGGACGAAGCGTACAGCCCCTCCGACAGCGTCCTGCCAACGCCGGTGGCCGAGCACGGCGTGGAGCTGCCGGTCGCCTTGCGGCAAATTAACGGGGCGCCCTGCAGCATCGAGGAGGAAAAGGAGTCGGAGGCAGGGACCCCCACgcgaggggtcgggggggactTTGGACAAGAGGGCGCCGCGGGGGCCCTCAGCGAGGTGGAACAGGTGAATAAGTTTGTGTTGAGTGTCCTGCGTTTGCTCCTTGTCACCATCGGACTCCTCTTTgtcttgctcctcctcctcatcatcctcaCTGAGTCCGACCTCGACGTGGCGTTCTTACGCGACATCCGCCGGACTCCCGAATTCGAGCAGTTCCATTACGAATACTTTTGTCCCCTCAGGCGGTGGTTTGCCTGCAAGCTCCGCTGGGTGGGCGGGTTGCTCGTTAGCAAGTGA
- the LOC127597169 gene encoding FERM domain-containing protein 5 isoform X4, translating into MEAEIGNYDPGKHPEGYSSKFQFFPKHSEKLERRIADIHKTELIGQTPETSERNFLQKAQMLETYGVDPHPCKDVSGNPAFLAFTPFGFVVLQGNKRVHFLNWNEVTKLKFESKTFHVYANHKEETKITLTYFAPTPEACKHLWKCGVENQAFYKLEKSSQVRTVSSSNLFFKGSRFRYSGRVAKEVMEHSAKIKREPPEIHRAGLVPSRSCPSITHGPRLTSVPRTRRRAVHISIMEGLESLRDSAHSTPVRSVSHGEAFIPRSRSQATEAGEGTAVISDEAYSPSDSVLPTPVAEHGVELPVALRQINGAPCSIEEEKESEAGTPTRGVGGDFGQEGAAGALSEVEQVNKFVLSVLRLLLVTIGLLFVLLLLLIILTESDLDVAFLRDIRRTPEFEQFHYEYFCPLRRWFACKLRWVGGLLVSK; encoded by the exons ATGGAAG CTGAGATCGGGAATTACGACCCCGGGAAGCACCCTGAAGGTTACAGCTCAAAATTCCAGTTCTTCCCCAAACACTCGGAGAAACTGGAGCGGCGGATCGCCGACATACACAAGACAGAACTGAT TGGACAGACACCTGAAACATCAGAGCGAAATTTCCTGCAGAAGGCCCAGATGCTGGAGACATATGGTGTTGATCCGCATCCATGCAAG GACGTGTCGGGAAACCCGGCTTTCCTTGCGTTCACGCCCTTTGGTTTTGTGGTCTTGCAGGGAAACAAGAGAGTGCATTTCCTCAACTG GAACGAGGTGACCAAGCTCAAGTTTGAGAGCAAGACGTTCCACGTTTATGCAAACCACAAGGAG GAAACAAAGATCACCCTGACATATTTTGCGCCCACACCGGAGGCATGCAAGCATCTTTGGAAGTGCGGCGTGGAAAACCAAGCTTTCTACAA GCTTGAGAAGTCAAGTCAGGTCCGCACAGTGTCCAGCAGCAATTTGTTCTTCAAGGGCAGCCGCTTCCGTTACAG CGGGCGCGTGGCAAAAGAGGTGATGGAGCACAGTGCCAAAATCAAACGAGAACCTCCGGAAATACACAG aGCTGGCCTGGTTCCCAGCCGGAGCTGTCCATCCATCACCCACGGGCCTCGGCTCACCAGCGTACCGCGCACACGGCGGAGAGCTGTACACATCTCTATCATGGAGG GCCTGGAGTCGCTCCGTGACAGCGCCCACTCCACCCCGGTGCGTTCGGTGTCCCACGGTGAGGCGTTCATCCCGCGTTCGCGCAGCCAGGCCACGGAGGCCGGCGAAGGGACGGCGGTGATCTCGGACGAAGCGTACAGCCCCTCCGACAGCGTCCTGCCAACGCCGGTGGCCGAGCACGGCGTGGAGCTGCCGGTCGCCTTGCGGCAAATTAACGGGGCGCCCTGCAGCATCGAGGAGGAAAAGGAGTCGGAGGCAGGGACCCCCACgcgaggggtcgggggggactTTGGACAAGAGGGCGCCGCGGGGGCCCTCAGCGAGGTGGAACAGGTGAATAAGTTTGTGTTGAGTGTCCTGCGTTTGCTCCTTGTCACCATCGGACTCCTCTTTgtcttgctcctcctcctcatcatcctcaCTGAGTCCGACCTCGACGTGGCGTTCTTACGCGACATCCGCCGGACTCCCGAATTCGAGCAGTTCCATTACGAATACTTTTGTCCCCTCAGGCGGTGGTTTGCCTGCAAGCTCCGCTGGGTGGGCGGGTTGCTCGTTAGCAAGTGA
- the LOC127597169 gene encoding FERM domain-containing protein 5 isoform X1, translated as MLSRFVSGSVRNLEREYSCTVRLLDDSEYTCTIQRDAKGQYLFDLICHHLNLLEKDYFGIRYVDPDKQRHWLELTRSIAKQMKSQPPFTMCLRVKFYPPDPAALKEEITRYLVFLQIKRDLYHGRLLCKTSDAALLAAYILQAEIGNYDPGKHPEGYSSKFQFFPKHSEKLERRIADIHKTELIGQTPETSERNFLQKAQMLETYGVDPHPCKDVSGNPAFLAFTPFGFVVLQGNKRVHFLNWNEVTKLKFESKTFHVYANHKEETKITLTYFAPTPEACKHLWKCGVENQAFYKLEKSSQVRTVSSSNLFFKGSRFRYSGRVAKEVMEHSAKIKREPPEIHRAGLVPSRSCPSITHGPRLTSVPRTRRRAVHISIMEGLESLRDSAHSTPVRSVSHGEAFIPRSRSQATEAGEGTAVISDEAYSPSDSVLPTPVAEHGVELPVALRQINGAPCSIEEEKESEAGTPTRGVGGDFGQEGAAGALSEVEQVNKFVLSVLRLLLVTIGLLFVLLLLLIILTESDLDVAFLRDIRRTPEFEQFHYEYFCPLRRWFACKLRWVGGLLVSK; from the exons CGAGATGCAAAAGGCCAGTATCTGTTTGACCTCATCTGCCACCACCTCAACTTGCTGGAGAAAGATTATTTCGGCATCCGATATGTGGACCCCGACAAGCAGCGG CACTGGTTGGAGTTAACAAGGTCAATCGCGAAGCAAATGAAAT CTCAGCCTCCATTCACAATGTGTCTGCGTGTCAAGTTCTATCCTCCTGATCCAGCTGCTCTAAAAGAGGAAATCACTCG ATATCtcgttttcctgcaaatcaaaaGGGACCTTTACCACGGCCGCCTCCTGTGCAAAACCTCGGACGCCGCATTGCTGGCTGCCTACATCCTTCAAG CTGAGATCGGGAATTACGACCCCGGGAAGCACCCTGAAGGTTACAGCTCAAAATTCCAGTTCTTCCCCAAACACTCGGAGAAACTGGAGCGGCGGATCGCCGACATACACAAGACAGAACTGAT TGGACAGACACCTGAAACATCAGAGCGAAATTTCCTGCAGAAGGCCCAGATGCTGGAGACATATGGTGTTGATCCGCATCCATGCAAG GACGTGTCGGGAAACCCGGCTTTCCTTGCGTTCACGCCCTTTGGTTTTGTGGTCTTGCAGGGAAACAAGAGAGTGCATTTCCTCAACTG GAACGAGGTGACCAAGCTCAAGTTTGAGAGCAAGACGTTCCACGTTTATGCAAACCACAAGGAG GAAACAAAGATCACCCTGACATATTTTGCGCCCACACCGGAGGCATGCAAGCATCTTTGGAAGTGCGGCGTGGAAAACCAAGCTTTCTACAA GCTTGAGAAGTCAAGTCAGGTCCGCACAGTGTCCAGCAGCAATTTGTTCTTCAAGGGCAGCCGCTTCCGTTACAG CGGGCGCGTGGCAAAAGAGGTGATGGAGCACAGTGCCAAAATCAAACGAGAACCTCCGGAAATACACAG aGCTGGCCTGGTTCCCAGCCGGAGCTGTCCATCCATCACCCACGGGCCTCGGCTCACCAGCGTACCGCGCACACGGCGGAGAGCTGTACACATCTCTATCATGGAGG GCCTGGAGTCGCTCCGTGACAGCGCCCACTCCACCCCGGTGCGTTCGGTGTCCCACGGTGAGGCGTTCATCCCGCGTTCGCGCAGCCAGGCCACGGAGGCCGGCGAAGGGACGGCGGTGATCTCGGACGAAGCGTACAGCCCCTCCGACAGCGTCCTGCCAACGCCGGTGGCCGAGCACGGCGTGGAGCTGCCGGTCGCCTTGCGGCAAATTAACGGGGCGCCCTGCAGCATCGAGGAGGAAAAGGAGTCGGAGGCAGGGACCCCCACgcgaggggtcgggggggactTTGGACAAGAGGGCGCCGCGGGGGCCCTCAGCGAGGTGGAACAGGTGAATAAGTTTGTGTTGAGTGTCCTGCGTTTGCTCCTTGTCACCATCGGACTCCTCTTTgtcttgctcctcctcctcatcatcctcaCTGAGTCCGACCTCGACGTGGCGTTCTTACGCGACATCCGCCGGACTCCCGAATTCGAGCAGTTCCATTACGAATACTTTTGTCCCCTCAGGCGGTGGTTTGCCTGCAAGCTCCGCTGGGTGGGCGGGTTGCTCGTTAGCAAGTGA